From a single Piliocolobus tephrosceles isolate RC106 chromosome 21, ASM277652v3, whole genome shotgun sequence genomic region:
- the S1PR5 gene encoding sphingosine 1-phosphate receptor 5, translating to MESGLLRPAPVSEVIVLHYNYTGKLRGARYQPGAGLRADAVVCLAVCAFIVLENLAVLLVLGRHPRFHAPMFLLLGSLTLSDLLAGAAYAANILLSGPLTLRLSPALWFAREGGVFVALTASVLSLLAIALERSLTMARRGPAPVSSRGRTMAMAAAAWGVSLLLGLLPALGWNCLGRLDACSTVLPLYAKAYVLFCVLAFVGILAAICALYARIYCQVRANARRLPTRPRTTGTTSTRARRKPRSLALLRTLSVVLLAFVACWGPLFLLLLLDVACPARACPVLLQADPFLGLAMANSLLNPIIYTLTNRDLRYVILRLLCCGRHSCGRGLGGSQKSGSAAEASGGLRGCLPPGLDGSFSRSERSSPQHDGRDTSGITGSPDAPTAARTLVPEPAAD from the coding sequence ATGGAGTCGGGGCTGCTGCGGCCGGCGCCGGTGAGCGAGGTCATCGTCCTGCATTACAACTACACCGGCAAGCTCCGCGGTGCGCGCTACCAGCCTGGTGCGGGCCTGCGCGCCGACGCCGTGGTGTGCCTGGCGGTGTGCGCCTTCATCGTGCTAGAGAATCTGGCCGTGCTGTTGGTGCTCGGACGCCACCCGCGCTTCCACGCGCCCATGTTCCTGCTCCTGGGCAGCCTCACGTTGTCCGATCTGCTGGCAGGCGCCGCCTACGCCGCCAACATCCTACTGTCGGGGCCGCTCACGCTGCGACTGTCGCCAGCGCTCTGGTTCGCACGGGAGGGAGGCGTCTTCGTGGCACTCACCGCGTCGGTGCTGAGCCTCCTGGCCATCGCGCTGGAGCGCAGCCTCACCATGGCGCGCAGAGGGCCCGCGCCCGTCTCCAGTCGGGGGCGCACGATGGCGATGGCGGCCGCGGCCTGGGGCGTGTCGCTGCTCCTCGGGCTCCTGCCAGCGCTGGGCTGGAACTGCCTGGGTCGCCTGGACGCCTGCTCCACTGTCCTGCCGCTCTACGCCAAGGCCTACGTGCTTTTCTGCGTGCTCGCCTTCGTGGGCATCCTAGCCGCCATCTGTGCGCTCTACGCGCGCATCTACTGCCAGGTGCGCGCCAACGCGCGGCGCCTGCCGACGCGGCCCAGGACTACAGGGACCACCTCGACCCGGGCGCGTCGCAAGCCGCGCTCGCTGGCCTTGCTGCGCACGCTCAGCGTGGTGCTCCTGGCCTTTGTGGCATGTTGGGGCCCGCTCTTCCTGCTGCTGTTGCTTGACGTGGCGTGCCCGGCGCGCGCCTGTCCTGTACTCCTGCAGGCTGATCCCTTCCTGGGACTGGCCATGGCCAACTCACTTCTGAACCCCATCATCTACACGCTCACCAACCGCGACCTGCGCTACGTGATCCTGCGCCTCCTCTGCTGCGGCCGCCACTCCTGCGGCAGAGGCCTGGGTGGCTCCCAGAAGTCGGGAAGCGCGGCTGAGGCTTCCGGGGGCCTGCGCGGCTGCCTGCCCCCGGGCCTGGATGGGAGCTTCAGCCGCTCGGAGCGCTCGTCGCCCCAGCACGACGGGCGGGACACCAGCGGCATCACAGGCAGCCCTGATGCACCAACAGCCGCCCGGACTCTGGTACCAGAACCGGCTGCAGACTGA